GCTTTAAAAAATGGATGATTGGGGTCCCTGCGCTTATTGATATGCCCTACCGTATATTTACCGTATAAATCCGGATTGCCCGGATTAAACAACACCTGATTAATCATAAAAGACAGCAGCCCCTTTTTTTCTCGACGACCATCATCACCTGGCTCCGACAGGATATTAACTTTGAGATCATCATAATCCATTTTAAAGGTTCCTTTACTACGGTAATCGTTGGCCCATATGTCAAATGTAATCTGACTGAGATTGCCCGATTTAACCTCAACATTTAACAATGGCCGGATCATTTTATTAACGACTGTTAGATCCATTTTCCCAAGTGTGCCCTTGTAGGTATAGGCCCCAACTTTAGAGGTCATATCAAAAACGAAGTTGGTAGAAAGCTTGCCTGCATTCATAAAATTGCTGCTCAAATTTGCACGCATGAGCTTCTGCTTAAGCAATTTTGTCGAATCATTTGTCACATTCAATATCGTACCATACGTGTGATCAAAAGTAATGGCACCGATTTGACTATACTCATCACTCATTTCAGCATACGTAATTCCTATATTATCTAAAATCAATGAATCAATTCCCAAGCGTGTCGACATCTGCATTAATTTCATGTGCGGAGCATTTCCAATCTGACTGGTGGGTGGGCTTTTATAATGTTTATCACTATAAATCGAAAGAGAACCATTTTTTAAGCGTGCATTTTGTGCATATATTTTCTTATCACGGGAAAGCTCGGCAAAATTGAATCCCGTCAAAAGCAGGGTATCCATTTTCAGCACCATATAGCTTCCACCTTCACCTTTCTTTCGGTAATATGCAGCCTTATTCAGCGTCGGCTGATAAGCAACTTTAGTCAACAGGACATTGCGATTTTTACTATTGATTTTCAACTGATCAAAGTTTATCTTATAAAACCCGTCTGGAGTTTTATAGGTAAAACCAGGCACCTCAATATCAATCATTTTCGTATGATAAAAGCGCTGCTTGTCTCGCTCAGAAGTCGAATCGATCAAAACGTCATCTATACGAACCTTGACCTTCTTGACTTCGAAATCTTGATAAACCCCTTTTTGGACCTGCGTATATTTAAAATCGATATCATTCAAATTGACAGCCCGCACCTGAATTTTTTTCAGATTATCCTTTATCTTCTCATACAATGGTTTTTTAGGTCCCCTACTCACCGTATCGTTATAACGGTGTACCTCATTGATGACATGAATCGTTGGTGTTTCGACAGTGATATCATTCAAAAAAAGTTCCTTTTCCATCAATACCCTCCGGATACCAAAGCTTTTTATTTTCAGCCTATTGATGGAAATTTCAAAGCGGTTATCTGGTGCTTTTTTGACCAACTCCAACTTTTTATATACGGAACTGTCTGAGACGAGCTGCAGATTGTCTATTGTTATATTGCCTAATAATAGGTTGACGTGGATATCGTCGTATGTAATAGTATACAAATTGTCCGTTGCTTGAGACACCAGCTGCTTGATTTTAGTATCTAAAAGGGGCTTCCACTTATTGCTAAAATACCAAATACCACCAGCCAACGCCAGTAGGATAAACGCTACAATACCAAGAATCCATTTGAAAATAGGCTTCATAAAGTCACAATCTCTTTGTAATTTCGTCTTTATTTTATTGAATAACAAACAAAATTAAGCCCATTTTGTTTGAATTATGACTAAATAAGGTGAATATGCTGCGTAAAACACAACTATTTTTATTTTTTGTACCGCTATCTCTACTTTTTTTAGGTTCCTGCACCAAAACAAAGCATGAAACGGGCTTCTATTTTTGGAAGACCGTATTTCAGGTAGATACCGCAGAAAGCCGATCCTTAAAAGAAATTGACGCGAAATCTATCTATGTCCGCATCATGGATATTGATTTCGATCCATCTGGTGTACAAGCCGTTCCTATTAGTCCCATTACGTTTACGCAACCTATACCCAAAGAACAGCAATTGATTCCTGTAGTATTTGTCAACCAACGTGTTTTTGCAGAGATGGATAGCCTGCAGATCAGGGGATTGGCAAATAAGATTGTTCCGTTTGTGACGGCTAAAATACAACAAGCCGGGAAAGAAAAATTTACCGAACTCCAACTGGACTGCGATTGGACAAAGACATCCCGTGATAAATTTTTCTATCTGCTCAGCTATTTGCAGCAATTACCGGCATTAAAAGATGTTATCGTGAGCGCTACGCTGCGGCTCCACCAAGTCAAAAATACGGTCACCAGCGGAATTCCGCCTGTGAAAAAAGCCATGTTGATGTGTTACAATATGGGGAATCTCAGACAATTTGGCAATCAGAACTCCATTTTAAATCAACAGGACCTCAAGACTTACCTAAGCGGAACATTACGCAATTATCCGATGGAAATGGATATTGCATTACCGCTATTTCAGTGGTTTGTCGTTTTCAGAAATAATAATTACATCGGTATTTCAAAGCATATCAACGAAGAGGATATCAAAGACTCGGCCTTATTTACCCATAACCCCAATACGAACCTCTATATTTTAACAAAGGATCTCCCAAAAGCAAACCTTAAAAAGGGAGATGTTATACGTTTTGAATCCATCAATCAGGGTGAGCTCCTACAAACGGCAAAATTTTTGAAGGGAGAGCTGAAAGGAAAAGAACACCGGATTATTTTTTATCATTTAGATCAAGCTACACTAGCAAACCATGGCAATGCCGAATTACAAAAAATTATTGCTGCTTTCTAGCACCACATTAGCTTTCTTCTTTGGAGAGATTGCAACCAATATCGCCTGTGGTCCTGAAGTGGATCCTTACGACAATCAAACGACATATTATCTCCCCAATCTGGAGGACAATGGATTTTCTGCCTTTCAATTCATCCCCTACCAATTTCTTTATACGGAGGAAGCACCAGTCAAAGAAAGTTTAATTAATGCCGAAACTTGGGTGAAGCACCTCGGTTCACAGGTCAAGGTTAAGGATGTCGAGCAATTGATGTACAACAGCAACGCTGCAACCGCTAATTTAGCCAGCAATCAACAAAAATCGGCTTGGACCAGCCTGCCAGATTCCATTAAAGGAAATACGTTCTTAAGCACATTGATTGACGGAAAACATGAAGCTGAACGTGCTTATTTTATGTTCACCAAAAAGCAGGAACCCATTACGAATATTCAACATAACTATTGGGATCCGGATACCCGAAATTTCAAAGAAATCACACAATTAGCTGAACTCGCCGAACAGCAGATCTCCAAGTACCCCAAAAATAGCTTTCTCTATATCCGTTATGCATATCAAGCCGCCCGTTTATATCTATTTGGGCAGGAATACGCCAAGAGCATGACGATTTATGAAAAGTACCTGCAATCTGCTAAGGGAGACGAAGCTATCCTCAATTGGGCACTATCCAACTATGCGGGGGCTGTCCGCAAAAATGGAGATCCTGCAAGGGCAGCTTATCTCTTTTCCAAATTATTCACCGCCAGTCCGGAAAGGCGCATCCTCGCGTATGCTAATTTCCATTATATTACAGCCAGCGATGCCGAGATATTTCAATATGCAAAAAATGATGCCGATAGATTCAACATCAATGCTATCATAGGCTTCGGGACAAGTGACTATGCCCTGAAATATCTGAGCGACTGCTATCAGCTCGATCCTGCCAATACCGTAAATGCGGTACTATTAGGACGCGAAGTCAATAAGATAGAAACAGAAATGAACGAGTCTTTTTACCTCAGTAGCGATAATTATAATTACTACAGTAAAAATGACGATAAAGGAAAAGTTAAGCTACATCTGGATTCGCTCCGCAATTTTGCGCTAAAACTTTATCGCGACAAAAAATATGTTCAACCCCAATTGGGCCTTATTACTGCTGCCTACCTAAGTTGGATGAATAAGGAAAATACTTTAGCAAAAGAATACCTTGCTGGAATAAAAGAGACTGACCTCAGTCCAAAATTGATTGATCAGCTGCAAATTACCCGATTGCTCACGCAATTAACGGACTGGCAAAGCAGTAAGCAGCTGGATGAAATTCAATTGACCAAAACCTTATCGTGGTTAGAAGAAAAAGCAAAACTAGATGGTAAAGAAGATATCCGCAAACAAAACTGGGGTTATAGTGCTTTTGAATACAGCAACTATAGTTTAATCTGCCGGAACATTCTACAAAATCTTGTTGTAAAACACTATTTGAACACACAAGACACCGCTATGGCTAGTTTAGCTGCTGTAAAGGCCGATGCTTTTTACAACTATGGCTTTGTGAAAGACTCATTGGAAGATAATATGCAGTGGACAACAATGCACTTTTGGGAAAATAGCCTTACACCTAAAACCCTGTTAAAAATAAGGAATTTATTGTCGGACAATTCCCAACAGAACACCCTATCTAAATTCTTATTGAAGGATATCAAACATTTCAATAAAGATTATCTCACCGAATTACTGGGTACAACTTATTTGCGCGAACTGGATTTCCAAAAAGCAGCAAAAACTTTAGCAGCACTTCCTAAAGACCATAAAATAAAGGAAATTAAAAACTGGTACAGCGCGGATGAAGATGATATCAAACCCAACCCCTTTGTTGTGACGATAAATGACTATCCCAAAAAATACGGAAAGGAAAATACAACCAAACTAAAATATGCTGAACGGATGGCGCGGTTGGAAAATGCGATAAAAACGGAAAAAGATAATCAGAAAAAAGCGGAGTATTACTTTCAAATGGCTACAGGTATCTATCAGACAAGTACCTACGGCAATGCATGGTCGATCGTATCCTACGATTGGTCATCGACAGATAACCACGCTCCCTCGACACTCCATTGGCAACGAAACTACCTACAGACTAAATCGGCTAAGGAATGGTATAGCAAAGCGCGCGCGCTCAGTTCCAATAAAGAATTCAAGGCTAAATGCACTTTTATGCTGGCCAAATGCGAACAAAAAGATTTTGTTTATACCAATGAATCACGTTGGCAGTATTATGATTCACCCTTGAAAAATCCTTTTTACCGCTTTTCAATGCAAAATAGGTACTTCAAAGAATTGAGCACACAATATAAAGATACACCATTCTTTACCATCGCGTCAAAAGAGTGTACCTATCTTCGCGACTTTTTAAACTTGACACAAGCGATACAATAAGGGCTGCCGCCTAACTTGCTTTATAAAAATATAGCGCCTTCCTAATGTAGGAAGGCGCTATATTTTTATAAAGATTAAGATCTACTATCTTCATTATGATATATACTGAGGTAGCTATCATAGCGGGAACTCTCAATATCGCCTTCTTCCACAGCCTCCATAATGACACAACCGGGTTCATTGATATGCCTGCAATTATGAAATCGACATTGATTCATCAACGCGCGCATCTCTGGAAAAAAATGGGATAGCTCCTGTTTTTCTATATCCACAATTCCCAACTCACGAATACCAGGCGTATCAATTAACTTCCCTCCAAAAGGAAGATCAAACATTTCAGCAAAAGTAGTTGTATGCTTTCCTTTGTCAGACCAATCTGATATTTCACCAGTTTTCAACCCGTATTCGGGAACGATCGCATTGATCAACGTTGATTTACCAACCCCAGAATGGCCTGATACCAAGGTTATTTTATCTTTAAGCAGTTGCTTGACCACGTCGATATTGGTACCTGTTAACGCAGAAACCTCGAAACAGGGGTAGCCAATATGTTCATAAATAGCTTTATAGTCTGCCAATATCTCCAACCCCTCATCACTAAAAAGATCCAATTTATTGAAAATAATTACGGCAGGAATTCCGTAAGCCTCCGTTGTTACTAGAAAGCGATCGATAAAACCTAAAGATGTTGGCGGCGAGGCAAGTGTCACCACTAAAAAAGCTTGATCCAGGTTTGCTCCGATAATTTGAGTTTGCTTAGACAGATTGACGGATTTTCGAATGATATAATTTCGACGAGGTTCCAGTTCGTGAATGACCGCACTTTCCTGATCAGGTTCCACATCAAAATGTACCCAATCACCCACAGCAACAGGATTAGTCGTTTTTATTCCTTTAGTACGAAATTTTCCTTTAATACGACAATCGTATCTTTTATCATCTTCGCCCAAAACTTGATACCAACTCCCTGTCGATTTAGTTACCAGTCCTCTCATAAATCCTGTTGCATTAAATGTGTCATAGTACAAAAATCGGAAAAATTTATTAAACTTACCCTTTGATGAATTTCTTACCTTTGTAAGGAGACTAAAATTCAATTTTGTGAAAAAACTATTTCTTCTAGATGGAATGGCTCTTATATATAGAGCATATTTTGCATTGAGCAAAACTCCCCGAATTACCTCAACAGGGTTAAATACAGGAGCAATCATGGGATTTACCAATACCCTATTGGATGTATTGAAAAATCAGCAACCTTCCCACATAGCAGTAGTGTTCGACACGGCGGCACCTACCGCACGACATATTGAATTTGAAGCTTATAAAGCACATCGCGAATCTATGCCTGAGGACCTTGCGGCCTCTATCCCCTATATCAATCGCTTAATTGAGGGCTTCAATATTCCGATCATCACCATGGATGGATACGAGGCCGACGATATTATCGGTACGCTGGCAAAAAAGGCTGAAAAGCAAGATTTTCAGGTCTATTGCATGACACCGGATAAAGATTTCGGGCAACTCGTGTCTGAAAATATCTTTATCTATAAACCTGCACGCATGGGTAATGGAGCAGAAGTACAAGGTGTCAAAGAGATTCTTGAAAAATGGGAAATTTCTGACGTTTGCCAGGTCATCGATATCCTTGGTCTTTGGGGCGATGCCGTGGACAATATCCCTGGTATACCTGGAATTGGAGAAAAAACAGCGAAAAAACTTGTTCAGGAATACGGATCTGTCGAAGGCATTATCGCTAACGCGGATCAGCTCAAAGGAAAAATGCGCGAGAACGTGGAGAATTTTGCAGAACAAGGGCTTATCTCCAAAAAATTAGCCACTATTTTATTGGATGTACCCATTGAACTTGATGAAAAATCCCTAGAACTGGAAGATCCAAAGAAAGAAATCCTTGAACCGCTATTTGCGGAATTAGAATTCCGAACACTTGGAAAACGAGTTTTCGGCGAAGAATTCTCCATACTTGAAAAAAGCAATCCGACAAACGGGCAAATGGATTTATTTTCGACAACAACAACGACAATTACCACCACCGAAATTGTCACTGAAATCAGCGTCGAAAATGCCGCAATAAATAATATACATAATACAGCACATGAGTATGTTTTGGCCGACACAGCGAAAAAACAAGTAGCGCTAGCCCAACAGCTTGCTTCTTTAGATAGTTTTTGTTTCGACACAGAAACAACAGGATTGGATGCAAACCTTGCCGATATTGTGGGCTTATCATTTTCTTTTGAAAACGCTAAAGCGTATTATGTCCCAACACCTGCCGATCGTGAGGGTGCTCAAGCTATAGTTGATATTTTCAAGCCAGTTCTAGAAAACCCAAACATCGAGAAAATAGGACAAAACATCAAATACGATATTTTGTTATTAGCACGCTATGGTGTAAAGGTACAAGGTTCCCTTTTTGACACCATGCTTGCACATTATCTAATTGATCCAGATACCCGCCACGGGATGGATGTACTTGCAGAAAATTACCTGAATTACAGTCCGGTATCAATCACCGAACTTATCGGTGAAAAGGGAAAGAAACAAGGGAATATGCGCGACGTTGAAGTCGAAAAAATAAAAGAATATGCTGCTGAAGATGCAGATATTACCCTACAGCTAAAAAATGTGTTTCAACCACTTCTTGTCGAGACCGACACCATGCAGCTCGCTCAGGATGTGGAATTCCCATTAGTCTATATACTCGCTGAAATTGAAAGAAACGGTGTAAAAATAGATGTTCCTGCACTTGGAGAGTTTTCAAAAACACTGGAGCAGGACATTAAAAATCTCGAAGAATCCATTTTTGAGAAAGCGGGCGTAAATTTCAATATTGCATCCCCGAAGCAATTGGGAGAAGTCTTATTCGATAAACTACAACTGGATCCTAAAGCTAAAAAAACAAAAACGGGACAATATAAAACAGGTGAAGATGTGTTATTAGCATTGGCCCACAAATCAGATATCGTCCAAGATATCTTGAACTTTAGGCAGATGCAAAAACTCAAATCTACCTATGTTGATGCGCTACCTGAATTGATAAACCCCGAAACAGGGCTCATTCATACGTCGTATAATCAAGCGGTTGCCGCAACAGGCCGTCTGAGCTCAACTAATCCGAACCTGCAAAATATTCCGATTCGTACCGAACGGGGGAGAGAAGTTAGAAAAGCCTTTATCCCAAGATCTGAAAACAACGTGATCCTCTCCGCCGATTATTCGCAGATTGAACTTCGCCTGATTGCCGAGTTAAGTAAAGATCAAAATATGATGGAAGCATTTAGCCAAGGTCATGATATTCACCGAGCAACAGCTGCGAAAGTCTATAATGTGGATTTTGATGCGGTTACTTCTGAGCAACGTCGCAATGCGAAAGCAGTTAACTTCGGCATTATTTATGGCCAGTCTGCGTTTGGCCTTTCCCAAAATCTTGGCATATCTCGTAAAGAAGCATCCGATATCATCAATGAATATTTTAACCAATATACAGGGATAAAAAAATACATGAGTGATGCCGTCGAGTTTGCAAAAGAGAAGGGTTACGTTGAAACAATTTTAAAACGAAGACGTTATTTGAGAGATATCAATTCGGCAAACATGACAGTTCGCGGATTCGCTGAAAGAAACGCAATTAATGCCCCGATCCAAGGATCGGCAGCAGATTTGATCAAACTTGCCATGATCGCCATTCAGAAGGAAGTTGAGCAACTTGGTTTAACAGGCAAAATGATCATGCAGGTGCATGATGAATTGGTTTTTGACGTACCTAAAGACGAGATCGAGGTATTCAAAAAAATTATTTTGGACAAAATGTCCAATGCTATAAAAACAAGTGTTCCTTTGATCGTAGAAATTGGAGAAGGCAAAAATTGGCTAGAAGCACACTAAAGTTATGATTAGAAAACTCATCCATATCTTATTATTATTGTCTGTGTGTAGCTTTACAAAGCTACATGCACAGGATGAAAAACCTGTATTCTATGAAAAACTAGACCAGGGATTGATTCGTTTTTATTTTGACAAATATTATTATTTGGTTTCAAAAGAGTGCGAGTTTAAAACGATTGAACGAGTGAGCAAATTTGATTTTGCAAAGCAGGTTTTTGATGGAGAGTTTCGCGATTTTGCACCAAATGGAGCGAGAATACTCATTGGTTCCTATCAAGATGGTAAAAAAGAAGGTTTATTTCAAGCCTTCCATCCGAATGGTGTGCTGAAATGGGAGGTCAATTTCCAAAACAATCATCCGACCGGTGATTGGAAATATTACTACCCGGATGGAAAACCTCTATTGACCATTACCTATAGTGAACAAGGCTACTTTATAAAAGATTACTGGGACAACAGGGGCAAACAGGAAGTAATAAATGGTGAAGGAAACTATGAATTTTCTATTCCGTTTGAAGGATTTACTGAATTTGGGTTTGATTTCTACCTACGCAAAGGAAAGGTAAAAAGTGGCAGGCCACAGGGAAACTGGAATACGTATTTCTACAATGTAGGTCAGCAACCAATTTACGCCGTGACTCAACGCTTTGCAAATGGTGTGCTCACAACGACCTACGACGACGATGGAGAACTAAATAATGAGGATTTCATGTCGTTAAGTATCCTCCCTTACGACTATTTTATACGAGCGGAACTATTTAATGGTAAGTCTTGCAGTTTTGATGATTATTCCAATTTTTATGCTTTCTTAACCAAACGTTTTAACGACAATCTCAATAAAACTGGACTAGATATCACCAAACAGGTTAACTTTTCTTATCTGGTGGAGGTAAAGAAAACCGGAATGACTAATCTAAAGAGTCTCAAGTTAATATCAGATTCCGGAAACGAGTCTTTCGATGGTATTTTGAGCCGTATTGCGAGAAGTATTGACTTTTATTTCCCTACGTATAAAGACAATCAGCCTCAAGACGACCTCATCAGAGTATCTGGCGGAATCACACAGGGTAACGACGGAAAAATCTATACCCATTCAATTAAAATCGAAAGACAAATAGACAATTCGAGTAATTAATTATCTTTGCAGAAATAAATAGATATGAAATTTCATAAAGAAGGATATACCACATTAGCGATCGCTGTACTTTTTATCTTCATTATCAATGCCGTTGCGGATTATTATGACGCTCCGCAATACGCCAAATGGTTTATTTATGCGCTATCAGCATTCCTATTCATCACAGTTGTCCAGTTTTTCAGAAGTCCTAGAAAAGTGGTCAACCCGCAGGATGACGTGATTCTTTGTCCAGCGGATGGAAAAGTTGTGGTTATCGAAGAAACTGAGGAAAATGAGTATTTCCACGATAAGCGGATACAGGTATCTATATTTATGTCTCCTGTCAATGTCCATGTCAACAGAAACCCAATCAGTGGTTTAGTCACGTTCTTTAAATACCATCCCGGCAAGTTTCTGGTGGCTTGGCACCCCAAATCATCTACAGATAACGAAAGAACAACAGTCGTTGTCAAAGATAAAGCTGGTCGGGAGGTTCTTTTCCGCCAGATTGCAGGAGCCTTAGCGCGCCGTATTGTATGGTATGTAAAAGAAAAAGACGAAGTCGTGCAAGGCAATGAGTTTGGTTTTATCAAATTCGGTTCCCGCGTAGATCTATTTCTTCCTTTAGGCACAGAAATCAATGTTAACATTGGTGACAAGGTTACTGGAGCAAAAACGATTATCGGAAAATTTTAACAATTTATTAATATCATTATAAGTAACTTAGGCTCCAAATCAGGGGCCTTTTTTATTCTGCAAATGAACTTTAAACAATTACTACTGGCAAACTCCGCAGCTGTCGGCATTGCAATATCTACGATCAGCTTTTATTATAAACATGACCTACAGACAGCGCTGATCATTTTCTTTGTTGCTGTGGTAACGAGTTTCCTCCTATTTAACTATCTATTTGAAAAATATATATATCGTAGACTCAATACGATGTATAAACTAATTCATAACCTTAAGCTCGGCAAGGATCTTAAAGATGCTATCGGAGAACATGTCAGTGAGGATCCTATCACAGATGCTGAGAACGAAGTCAAAGCATGGGCAAAAGATAAAAAAAATGAGATAGAGCAGTTAAAATCACAAGAGAAATTCCGCAGAGAGTTTTTATCCAACATTTCTCATGAATTCAAAACGCCGTTATTCGCGACCCAA
The Sphingobacterium multivorum genome window above contains:
- a CDS encoding phosphatidylserine decarboxylase family protein, which produces MKFHKEGYTTLAIAVLFIFIINAVADYYDAPQYAKWFIYALSAFLFITVVQFFRSPRKVVNPQDDVILCPADGKVVVIEETEENEYFHDKRIQVSIFMSPVNVHVNRNPISGLVTFFKYHPGKFLVAWHPKSSTDNERTTVVVKDKAGREVLFRQIAGALARRIVWYVKEKDEVVQGNEFGFIKFGSRVDLFLPLGTEINVNIGDKVTGAKTIIGKF
- a CDS encoding toxin-antitoxin system YwqK family antitoxin yields the protein MIRKLIHILLLLSVCSFTKLHAQDEKPVFYEKLDQGLIRFYFDKYYYLVSKECEFKTIERVSKFDFAKQVFDGEFRDFAPNGARILIGSYQDGKKEGLFQAFHPNGVLKWEVNFQNNHPTGDWKYYYPDGKPLLTITYSEQGYFIKDYWDNRGKQEVINGEGNYEFSIPFEGFTEFGFDFYLRKGKVKSGRPQGNWNTYFYNVGQQPIYAVTQRFANGVLTTTYDDDGELNNEDFMSLSILPYDYFIRAELFNGKSCSFDDYSNFYAFLTKRFNDNLNKTGLDITKQVNFSYLVEVKKTGMTNLKSLKLISDSGNESFDGILSRIARSIDFYFPTYKDNQPQDDLIRVSGGITQGNDGKIYTHSIKIERQIDNSSN
- the rsgA gene encoding ribosome small subunit-dependent GTPase A, translated to MRGLVTKSTGSWYQVLGEDDKRYDCRIKGKFRTKGIKTTNPVAVGDWVHFDVEPDQESAVIHELEPRRNYIIRKSVNLSKQTQIIGANLDQAFLVVTLASPPTSLGFIDRFLVTTEAYGIPAVIIFNKLDLFSDEGLEILADYKAIYEHIGYPCFEVSALTGTNIDVVKQLLKDKITLVSGHSGVGKSTLINAIVPEYGLKTGEISDWSDKGKHTTTFAEMFDLPFGGKLIDTPGIRELGIVDIEKQELSHFFPEMRALMNQCRFHNCRHINEPGCVIMEAVEEGDIESSRYDSYLSIYHNEDSRS
- the polA gene encoding DNA polymerase I, whose translation is MKKLFLLDGMALIYRAYFALSKTPRITSTGLNTGAIMGFTNTLLDVLKNQQPSHIAVVFDTAAPTARHIEFEAYKAHRESMPEDLAASIPYINRLIEGFNIPIITMDGYEADDIIGTLAKKAEKQDFQVYCMTPDKDFGQLVSENIFIYKPARMGNGAEVQGVKEILEKWEISDVCQVIDILGLWGDAVDNIPGIPGIGEKTAKKLVQEYGSVEGIIANADQLKGKMRENVENFAEQGLISKKLATILLDVPIELDEKSLELEDPKKEILEPLFAELEFRTLGKRVFGEEFSILEKSNPTNGQMDLFSTTTTTITTTEIVTEISVENAAINNIHNTAHEYVLADTAKKQVALAQQLASLDSFCFDTETTGLDANLADIVGLSFSFENAKAYYVPTPADREGAQAIVDIFKPVLENPNIEKIGQNIKYDILLLARYGVKVQGSLFDTMLAHYLIDPDTRHGMDVLAENYLNYSPVSITELIGEKGKKQGNMRDVEVEKIKEYAAEDADITLQLKNVFQPLLVETDTMQLAQDVEFPLVYILAEIERNGVKIDVPALGEFSKTLEQDIKNLEESIFEKAGVNFNIASPKQLGEVLFDKLQLDPKAKKTKTGQYKTGEDVLLALAHKSDIVQDILNFRQMQKLKSTYVDALPELINPETGLIHTSYNQAVAATGRLSSTNPNLQNIPIRTERGREVRKAFIPRSENNVILSADYSQIELRLIAELSKDQNMMEAFSQGHDIHRATAAKVYNVDFDAVTSEQRRNAKAVNFGIIYGQSAFGLSQNLGISRKEASDIINEYFNQYTGIKKYMSDAVEFAKEKGYVETILKRRRYLRDINSANMTVRGFAERNAINAPIQGSAADLIKLAMIAIQKEVEQLGLTGKMIMQVHDELVFDVPKDEIEVFKKIILDKMSNAIKTSVPLIVEIGEGKNWLEAH